AAATGGAAGTAACTTTTATGAAAATCCTACAGGTGAAGTCTATGTATGCTAATGCTCATCAAAATTGACTGTGCCTCGTCCAAAGATCATACATTTCTATAGCAGAGGTAAATTGAAAGCTAGTGACTTCAATATGAATGTCTGCAAAAACGCAAACAAGTAACATAGCAAATAACAAGTGCAACTGGAACATGTTTCTTATGTACTCCAGTTATTGAGCAGTCACAAAGCCAACAATACTATGCTAATGCCTCCATAACAAGGTTTACACAATAACACAAACAAAAAAACATATCATCACCAAATGGTATGCGATTAGAAATCCTGCTAAGCAATAACACTTCAAAGGCATGTACAATGGCAATGGGATTAACTTAATATAGAAGGCACCACTTCATTAGTTAATTACACTATATCAATCATGGCATATATACATCTAATAAGCCAGTATCAGGAGACTACAAACAAGAAAGACAGCATAAAGAACTTGACAGTCTAGTTAGAAAAGGTAAATCAAAAGAACGCATTCATGCTAGCTGCATAGTTATACAAAGGAAAGGCAATATGAACAACATACCTTTCCTCTACCAATGGTCGTTTGGTCCCTTTCTTGTTAATACCATTTCCATTTGCAGGTCCCTTCACATATTATTGAAAAAGCATTAGATTTTCTCCATCTAAAACACAAGTATTGGGAGTAGTTTGCAAATATAACAGTACCATTCCTTCCTTCCACTTAATCTGAGAAGCTTTTATTGTGGTTGTTCCATCATCAGCAAAGGAATAGGTCTTTGTAAGCTTTGTGTCTTCAAAGTACGGATTCTCGGAGAAGTTCTGCCAGTTCAATATTAAACAGCTAAATACAAGAGAAGACATGTGGCAGTGTGGGAAATATATACAACTGCAGGAAAAATTGGTACTTACAAGATGAATGGAGTATCCTGCCTTGACATCAGAATCATCCACATCAACAGAATCCAAGTACTTGAATATCTGTAACGAAAGATCATATGAGAATTCAATGTTATATAGGACCATCAAGAAGCACCAGATATATTCAAAAGAACCCCTTTCACTTCCATTCAACATTCATAAGAATTTcaaggacttcagaaataaattgaTGGAATGAGGTAAAAAAAATACCTTCTGATCATCTTCAGTCAGAAGCTCGCTGAGTAGAGGATGGCTCATAAACTGTACAGCAACAGCACATACCACAATAGATTAGAATTGTATGTCCATAAACATGTCCAATAAAAACATAaactgtattgcatcgagtaaCCTACGAACCGCTGTCAGCCAGAAGTCCGGGATTGTCTTGATAATGTCACCTCTCTTGAGATAGACTGGTCTGCGAATCTCACTGTACTTCTGCTCCACCTCCATAACCTTGTCACTTGCTTCCTCATTTACCTGTCAGCAATGAACAAAGATACCATAAGAATGACAgtgttatttttctttatgaGAATCAACAGTAAATAGTTTAGGCTGGGAACCACTGATCTCTGGCCTGTCTTTATTTACTGTTTGTCAACAAGCTGAGTCATATGTTGGAGGCAAGTCGACTCATACTGGGGTGTGCAATTAACATATATGAAATAGTAGCCACAGTTTTTGAGAATATGTTACAAGATTTGCATTGTTATAATTTTGCTAATGAAGGAACCAGCACACCAATTTTAACACCATCTGGACATAAAAAGCTCAGCAGCTCAGATAGTTATGTCACAGGAACATATCCCCTGGGGCGGCTAATAGCGACATGGTACATTGGTATCCCGTCAAGATCACCTAAATGCTGTGACTAATCTAGCCAGGTTTTCAAGCACGGACAAATATTCTGCAATTATCATAGTAGCCCTAAGACATAACAAGTTATCTCACGTATCACACTATAGCACAAGCCTACTGTGCTGGGGCTGGAGACTACACTAGAAATTCCATCCTCCAATGATAAAATTTGAGCAACACTAGCTAACCGTCACCGCTCAGTTGCCAGAGAATTCTACAATACCACAACCGCTGCGATTCCTCCCAAACTCGACACAACCCCACGCACCTACACAAACCCCACTGCCAAATCCGACAGTTCCGACCACCCGCAACCGACCACGCAGCAGCAAGGAAGGCCCAAAAATAGCACAGGGAGCGGAAGGACAGGCTCGCGGCTCACCTTCTCGAGCTCGTCCTGGATCTCCTGGAGCTTCTCGATGGAGAGGACGAGAGCACCGTCGATCTGCTcgctctcctcgccgccgccggcctcggtcTTGGCCTTCTTCCCCTTGTCCGCCGGCGCCGTCATCGCGAAGCCGCTCTACGCCCTCCTCGCGCTAGGGTTTTAGCCTCGCTGCGTCGCCTGCCTGCGCGAgccgggagaggagagggagggtggGTGCGGGTGGGGAGAGGGAGGCGGAGCTGGGGAGAAGGCCGCGAAGCCCGCGCGAGCTATATTATAGAGGGCGGCGCTGAGATTCGCGCCGGGGAGTGTTGGGTAGGCTCGGGGTGGGCCGGGCCGTTGGATCCGTGCGGGACTGTCCACGCGCAAGGGGTTTtctaaaaccctaaccctaaggaTCGGGTGCGGCGCGGGGTGTGCTGGTCTTGGTGAGTTCAGCCGCAGGAGGATGCGTACGACGGTGTAGGAACAAGCCAATTGGACAGTCGATACCTTGTTTATTAAGACTTCATTACTATATTGCTAAAAAAAAGACTTCATTACTATCCACCCATACATGATCCTGCGAGAATGAAAAATCTATTAATAAGATGCTAATTAGGTATCCCACTATCCCTATCCCCCTAGTCCACGTAGCAGGTACGCATGGCTACCACCTGTAGATAGGGGCAGTAAAGGATCTTAAATTTAGCTTAGATAATCTAAGAGtcaggctctaatcttatacaattttgatcTAGAAATATATAAGAATCAAGTTGGATTGTAAAGAAATCACTAAAGTCATGATCCGTTGCCACCTCTAGTTGTCGAAttattctttctttttcctccctTGCATATTTTCTTCCATATTTTTTTCATTCATTATACTTTGTTTTCCATCCACTTAGTGATGATACAACAAGACAATCTTCCATTACATGTCATGTTGCCCTATCATCGCCGATGTTCACCACCTCTGCAGCGGGAGGAGATCACACTCACACCTCTACGTTGCGGTACTCATTTCCCGCCGCTTCCACCTCTACTACCACCTCATTTCCCGCTGCCTCCACCTCTACTACCACCTTTGTTTGCATGCCACATCGCTAACCTGGGCCACTATGATCCTATGCCATCACACCAAAACGCTCTAGGTGCCACCATCGTCTACAACCATCATCTTTCTAATTTTGGTCGTATTTCTTAAATTTTGACACCGCACAATTTCAAACACTGGCTCACTTGTCTGCTTTGATTCCAACATTTGGCATGTACCATGATCGCATCACGACAAAGTCATAGCACACAAATATGGTAGGGATTTCGCACTTCTCTATGTACAAAGTAGAGTATGACCATAAACTATAACCTCGTTCAATTAAACCCCCCCCCCAAAATGTgccatttagttcattttacctcatatataatttatttttttgtttctccgTACACAAgtataattcaaattttaaattttgcaggatactagtggacatcacaatgcatattaaaaaattgttataaatttttcattgtaatttttatataattttgggcTCCAAtgataatttattattaaatatcataacctatcaaaataatcaTAAAAAAATATGATGTATTTTATCTAACATGTCTTATGAACTGTACTATCATTTTGtaaaatttaaacttaaaatttgacctatgcatggagaaatgaaagagacaaattgtattatggtgtaatttgaaccaaaggcATACTTCGGAGGGTAACATGAACCAAACAATATATCcggactttggctatagttgaagGGAGCAATTTAGAGTTTTCCTTCTAGGTATATTTAAGCCATTGTTCATTTAATCCTCCTCGATGTTACTAGAATTGGTTTGGCTGATAGAAGGATTAGTTGAAAAGGGCTTCTTATCCACATGATGTCTTGTATTTCATAATGAATGGGGTAACATTATATTATTCTATTTTTACATAATTAAAGGGTTGTTTGGTTGCTACCATAACTCGGCACGCTATAGTGTGGTGGCGGGTGCGGCGCTCACAAACCCCGCCACAACTTTCTGGCGTGGCAGAGTGTGGCCACGATCCAAACGGGCCTTAAGTTCACACATAATACGTGCTACATGAAAAATTATTATATTGTGGCTACTTCGGGCTACAAGTTGATGTAGCTAATCCATTATGTACGGCAGAGCTAGGTGCCTTTGTTGCGTTAGCCAACCCCGATAAACTCTAGCAAATTTAATGTAAATTATTGTTCCTAACGGCCTAGACACTAACCTTCTTGTGGAGAAGACCCCAACCATCAATTAGGCTAAGCTTCGCCCACTGCCACCATGTATATATCTCTTATATGCCTCCAATCTTTCAAGTTGAATGCTTGCTTGGGTTGGGCGGGAAACTGGCTGCATTGCTAGCTTACCAATCCCATGCACGTGATGGGCCCAACTGAAGCATACTCAAGATAAGGATGTATCATCTTTGAGCTTGACCCCGCTTGGAGAGTCTGGTCTGGTGAAGTTTGGATGTTAGATTATGGTGGTCTGGTCACATAaagtaaaaaatatatataattcaCTATTTAATTTAGTAACAAAATCAAAATTCATTGAAAGGTTTGTCCGCAAAACAACTGCCTGTTCCAAATTTTAATTTGGATTTTCCACAATTCGTGTTCCCAAAGTACTAAGACACACAATATTTGGCGGTGTTAACTAGAAAATTTACTTTCAATCAAAATTTATCAATAACTGGTGCATTTGAAATAGGTTTTAGAAAGGAAATTGCTATGCATAGGATCCAACTTTTTGACAGAGCTATGACTAGGTTTGATATATGCACATATGGTTGTCCTGTATATGAACCTCCATCTTGTGCGTGATCTGCAGCATACATGAGGAGGTTTTCGAATTTGCGGTCGCCCGTTCTTTCCCGAACGTACGGTCGACTTCCAACGGTCAACTTCCAACAATCTAATCATTTCCTTTTTTGGCATCTAGGTGGGTTCTATGCATTCCCTTTCCGGAAGATTCGCTCACCCTGTGTCGCGTCCCTCCCCGGCTGATAATTAATGCTCTTTGAGGACTCATCCGAGTTTGCCTAGGTGGCGACTTCTGTGCGTGTCATTATGGCCTGAGCGGCAGCTGTATGTTGATGTGTAGAAGAGATGGCTGGGCCCAGACAGTACAATTTAGATGTAAAATTTGGGTGGGGGTGAAATAAAAGTAAGTTTCAAATTGTCAGATAGCGCCAAAAATTATTTAAAATGATATTCTTTACTAAAAAAATTATAGGTACCGAACTTTATAGATTTGTGCATTGCTTTTTGCACATTTTGTAAGTAAAAAAGTTAGCCAAAAAAATTTAGCAAAAAAATTGATGTAAAAAATGTTGGGTAGGCCATTGAAAAATAAGAAAAGTTTCAAACTATCTAAGAGcgataaaaatgtaaaaaaatttataaaacttttttgttAACAAACTATCTAAGAAAAACTTTTGtactaaaatatttttataaaacctTTTTACTAACAAACTTTCGAGATTTCTGCATGGCTCATTAAAAAATTTTGAGCATAAAAAATTCGATCCACATAAAAAATTGTTTAGCAGAATATtgaaatataaaaaatttatagCTAGCAAACCAAGAGGCCCAAAAgcatttcaaaaataaaattcgTGGTCGAAAAAGTATGGCTGGTGGGGGCGGGCGGGGTGTGGGCCTGGTGCGTTGGGCCGTGTCGACCTAGAGTGTATGGCCGGGTTGACCGTAGATTGTGTTGCGTCCGGCCAACCATAGAAACAACATTAGGATACATGAGTGAGTTGTACAACTTGGTTGTATGTTAAGTAACATTGGTACAATAAGTATTTGAACTAGGTAAACTAGGTATGCTGCACATATATTCTTTTTGCACCATAATAAAGAATTAGCATGTGCTTCTTATAGGTGAAGGATATATGACAAAAGATTGTTATTACTAGTAGCAATGAATAAATTAATTCAAACAACACGAACTCATGAAGACAAAAATCTCCCATCCTTCATTCTCTTCCCTCACCTCGCCTTCATCGTCCTCCTTCCCCGCCCCTCCACATAACCTTGCTAGAGTGCACACTAGCTGTTGGAGCCTAAAAATCAACTCTAGAATATAAAAAGGGAAACCTTCAATTAACTCATAAAAAGGGTTTGCAGATCGTAAATCAATGATGAGAACATTCAAATTGTTTTAATAAAAATCTTCCAGATTGACTCAACTTTCATGTTGATCAAATTGACTTGCCAAAGAACTTTGTATTGCCCTGGGGTATTATATTGGCCGGCTCAAATGTCTCATGCCGATTATAGATGCGAGTGAAACAAAATAGTCTTTTCATGAATGCTTGAGGACCAAACTAATCATTTGTCACCATAGAAACGTTACACTTGTTTCATGCATGGTCTAAGGATATACATGCTTATTTCCACAACTACGCTTATCGTTCTCTGTATAAGATTAACGCTTATTTCTGTATAAGACACTTTCAAATACCTTTATTTACTTATCAGTCGCCAAGATTACATAGTACATAGTCATATTCTTTTAACACTATTTCCAAAATCATGCTTATTCTCGGTATGACACACATTCGAATATGCTCTAACCTAAACAAATGAAGGGATCGGATCACCCATGTTTTGAACCAACTGACAGATGAGGGAATGCTGCTTCCTGTGGCGCTTTTGGTCGTGACTGCTCTTTGGATCTTTGAACGGGGCTTGCCATGCACCGGGACCCACTAAATCCACAGCAAAAGGAGACAGGCCGGAACAAGCCAAGAATGATTTAAAGAAGAAAAGAGCACAAAGCAACAGGTCCAGCACAAGAAAACAACTCGTATAAAGCACCGCAAGGTGTGTTCTCTGGCGCAGTTTTTTTGCATCGAGAAGCGTGCTGATTTGCGTCGCTTGAAACAGAAGCTTCCGACAGAACCATACACACCACACGAAGCTGATGGACCATAAAGCATTGTGCTGGCTGTATACTAGCAGTAGTTTGGTTTTGGAGAGGTTTCCCCTCCAATCCCCACTCACCCTGCAAATAGTGTGGgtttaaatatatttaattagttGGGTTTTGATATGGAGTGTATttgggtgggttgaaatgggttatattagttaatggggtgggtGGAGCAGATTCTATATAAATACGGGTTAggttgggttggattgggtt
This window of the Panicum virgatum strain AP13 chromosome 1K, P.virgatum_v5, whole genome shotgun sequence genome carries:
- the LOC120706219 gene encoding NAP1-related protein 2-like, whose translation is MTAPADKGKKAKTEAGGGEESEQIDGALVLSIEKLQEIQDELEKVNEEASDKVMEVEQKYSEIRRPVYLKRGDIIKTIPDFWLTAFMSHPLLSELLTEDDQKIFKYLDSVDVDDSDVKAGYSIHLNFSENPYFEDTKLTKTYSFADDGTTTIKASQIKWKEGMGPANGNGINKKGTKRPLVEESFFTWFGDTELKSLADGVQDEVAEIIKEDLWPNPLKYFNNEVEDEFEGDDEDDEDLDGEDGEDDDEEN